A window of the Azospirillum formosense genome harbors these coding sequences:
- a CDS encoding Hsp33 family molecular chaperone, which translates to MDDPSVHPIADDLVLPFQIEASRLRGRMVKLGPALDEILTRHAYPEPVARFLAETMTLAMLLSSMLKYDGIFTLQTKGDGPVRLMVADITSVGDIRAYAQFDEEALAKAGDDVTIAPAPALLGKGHIAFTVDQGPNTERYQGIVELYGKTLADCVQHYFRQSEQIDTGLTVSVDQETLPDGGKGAWRAGGIMIQRLPQDATEKVLGSGDEDAWRRAMVLLSSTTGDELLDPELPARDLLFRLFHEDGVRVWQPKALRFGCRCSRERVSDMLSRLPRDEVQSLKIDDGRVEVVCQFCSTAYHFDDADLDRVYGTAK; encoded by the coding sequence ATGGACGATCCTTCCGTCCACCCGATCGCCGACGATCTCGTTCTGCCCTTCCAGATCGAGGCGTCGCGCCTGCGCGGCCGCATGGTGAAGCTGGGCCCCGCGCTGGACGAAATCCTGACCCGCCACGCCTATCCGGAGCCGGTCGCCCGCTTCCTGGCCGAGACGATGACGCTCGCCATGCTGCTGTCCAGCATGCTGAAGTACGACGGCATCTTCACGCTCCAGACCAAGGGCGACGGTCCGGTCCGGCTGATGGTGGCGGACATCACCTCGGTCGGCGACATCCGCGCCTACGCCCAGTTCGACGAGGAGGCGCTGGCCAAGGCCGGCGACGACGTGACGATCGCCCCGGCGCCGGCCCTGCTCGGCAAGGGCCACATCGCCTTCACCGTGGACCAGGGGCCGAACACCGAGCGCTACCAGGGCATCGTCGAGCTGTACGGCAAGACGCTGGCCGACTGCGTGCAGCACTATTTCCGCCAGTCGGAGCAGATCGACACGGGCCTGACCGTGTCGGTGGACCAGGAGACCCTGCCGGACGGCGGCAAGGGCGCCTGGCGGGCCGGCGGCATCATGATCCAGCGCCTGCCGCAGGACGCCACGGAGAAGGTGCTCGGCTCCGGCGACGAGGACGCGTGGCGCCGCGCCATGGTCCTGCTGTCCAGCACCACCGGCGACGAGCTTCTCGACCCGGAACTGCCGGCCCGCGACCTGCTGTTCCGCCTGTTCCACGAGGACGGCGTTCGGGTGTGGCAGCCCAAGGCCCTGCGCTTCGGCTGCCGCTGCTCGCGCGAGCGGGTGTCGGACATGCTGTCCCGCCTGCCGCGCGACGAGGTGCAGAGCCTGAAGATCGACGACGGGCGCGTCGAGGTGGTCTGCCAGTTCTGCTCCACCGCCTACCACTTCGACGACGCGGACCTCGACCGGGTCTACGGGACGGCGAAGTAA
- the argF gene encoding ornithine carbamoyltransferase, translated as MSAVRHFLDIDRLDKATLRQILAMAATIKKDIPAYRSLFAGRTLAMIFEKPSTRTRVSFEVGMRQLGGDVVVLKPDDMQLGRGETIGDTARVLSRYVDAVMVRTMGEERVHELAEFASVPIINGLTDQSHPCQIMADVMTFEEHRGPIEGRTVAWIGDVNNVAVSWVHVAVRLGVEIRLGCPEIYGPAPELLDWVKREGGRITVTTSPEEAVRGADCVVTDAWASMHNTDVDERAAILSPYQVNEALMDLAAPDALFMHCLPAHRGEEVTDGVIDGRHSVVWDEAENRLHAQKAILAWCLGATI; from the coding sequence ATGTCCGCCGTCCGTCATTTCCTCGACATCGACCGGCTGGACAAGGCGACCCTGCGCCAGATCCTCGCCATGGCCGCGACCATCAAGAAGGACATCCCGGCCTACCGCTCGCTGTTCGCGGGCCGTACACTGGCGATGATCTTCGAGAAGCCGTCCACCCGCACCCGCGTCTCCTTCGAGGTGGGCATGCGCCAGCTCGGCGGCGACGTGGTGGTGCTGAAGCCCGACGACATGCAGCTCGGCCGCGGCGAGACCATCGGCGACACCGCCCGCGTGCTGTCGCGCTACGTGGACGCGGTGATGGTCCGCACCATGGGCGAGGAGCGCGTGCACGAGCTGGCCGAGTTCGCCTCGGTGCCGATCATCAACGGCCTGACCGACCAGTCGCACCCCTGCCAGATCATGGCCGACGTGATGACCTTCGAGGAGCATCGCGGCCCCATCGAGGGGCGCACGGTGGCCTGGATCGGCGACGTCAACAACGTGGCGGTGAGCTGGGTCCATGTCGCGGTGCGCCTGGGCGTGGAGATCCGCCTCGGCTGCCCGGAGATCTACGGCCCGGCGCCGGAACTGCTGGACTGGGTGAAGCGCGAGGGCGGGCGGATCACCGTCACCACCTCGCCGGAGGAGGCCGTGCGCGGCGCCGACTGCGTGGTCACCGACGCCTGGGCCTCCATGCACAACACCGACGTGGACGAGCGGGCGGCGATCCTGAGCCCTTATCAGGTCAACGAGGCGCTGATGGATCTGGCCGCCCCCGACGCCCTGTTCATGCACTGCCTGCCCGCCCACCGCGGGGAGGAGGTGACCGACGGGGTGATCGACGGCCGGCACTCGGTCGTCTGGGACGAGGCGGAAAATCGCCTGCACGCCCAGAAGGCCATACTGGCATGGTGCCTCGGCGCCACTATTTAA
- a CDS encoding aspartate aminotransferase family protein, whose translation MPTYARADIVFERGEGPYLYATDGRRFLDFAAGVAVNVLGHANPYLVEALTAQAHKLWHTSNLFRVAGQESLAKRLTDATFADTVFFTNSGAEAWECGAKLIRKYHYEKGDKARTRIITFEQAFHGRTLAAVSAAQQEKLIKGFGPLLDGFDLVPFGDLEAVRNAITDRTAAICLEPIQGEGGIRAGSVEFLRGLRALCDQHGLLLFLDEIQCGMGRTGKLFAHEWAGITPDVMAVAKGIGGGFPLGACLATEKAASGMTAGTHGSTYGGNPLATAVGNAVLDKVLEPGFLDHVQRIGGLLQDRLAGLVAENPSVFTGVRGKGLMLGLACGPAVGDVVAALRANGLLSVPAGDNVVRLLPPLNIGEAEVEEAVAILAKTAKELV comes from the coding sequence ATGCCCACATATGCCCGCGCCGACATCGTGTTCGAGCGCGGCGAAGGTCCGTATCTGTACGCGACCGACGGGCGACGATTCCTCGACTTCGCCGCCGGTGTGGCGGTGAACGTCCTCGGCCACGCGAATCCCTATCTGGTCGAGGCGCTGACCGCCCAGGCCCACAAGCTGTGGCACACCTCCAACCTGTTCCGGGTCGCCGGGCAGGAGAGCCTCGCCAAGCGGCTGACCGACGCCACCTTCGCCGACACCGTGTTCTTCACGAACTCGGGCGCCGAGGCGTGGGAGTGCGGCGCCAAGCTGATCCGCAAGTACCACTATGAAAAGGGCGACAAGGCCCGCACCCGCATCATCACCTTCGAGCAGGCCTTCCACGGCCGCACGCTGGCGGCGGTGTCGGCGGCCCAGCAGGAGAAGCTGATCAAGGGTTTCGGCCCGCTGCTCGACGGCTTCGACCTCGTGCCCTTCGGCGACCTGGAGGCGGTGCGCAACGCCATCACCGACCGCACCGCGGCCATCTGCCTGGAGCCGATCCAGGGCGAGGGCGGCATCCGCGCCGGCTCGGTCGAGTTCCTGCGCGGCCTGCGCGCGCTGTGCGACCAGCACGGGCTGCTGCTGTTCCTGGACGAGATCCAGTGCGGCATGGGCCGCACCGGCAAGCTGTTCGCCCATGAGTGGGCCGGCATCACGCCGGATGTCATGGCGGTGGCCAAGGGCATCGGCGGCGGCTTCCCGCTGGGCGCCTGCCTCGCCACCGAGAAGGCGGCGTCGGGCATGACCGCCGGCACCCACGGCTCGACCTACGGCGGCAACCCGCTGGCCACCGCCGTCGGCAACGCCGTGCTGGACAAGGTGCTGGAGCCCGGCTTCCTCGACCATGTGCAGCGCATCGGCGGCCTGCTTCAGGACCGGCTGGCCGGGCTGGTGGCCGAAAACCCGTCGGTCTTCACGGGCGTGCGCGGCAAGGGGCTGATGCTCGGCCTCGCCTGCGGCCCGGCGGTCGGCGACGTGGTTGCTGCGCTGCGCGCCAACGGCCTGCTGTCCGTTCCGGCGGGCGACAACGTCGTGCGCCTGCTGCCGCCGCTGAACATCGGCGAGGCCGAGGTGGAGGAGGCCGTGGCCATCCTCGCCAAGACCGCCAAGGAGCTGGTGTGA
- a CDS encoding ABC transporter permease, producing the protein MTHPLPPMPRQVGAVNWVGLWTLYAREVRRFLKVHQQTVWAPVVTTLLFYAVFALALGGAVRMIGTVPYLEFLAPGLIMMAMAQNAFANTSSSVVIAKVQGNIVDILMPPMAPLELAFGFVMGGVTRGLLVGLVTGLAIWAFVPVRIAHPEFVIFHALMASMLLSLLGLVGGIWSEKFDNIAAVTNFVVTPLSFLSGTFYSVETLPPVFWWIAHFDPFFYMIDGFRYGFIGRSDGTLGIGILVMLAVNGGLWWLAWRMLKTGYKLKA; encoded by the coding sequence ATGACTCATCCTCTCCCTCCCATGCCCCGCCAGGTCGGCGCCGTCAACTGGGTCGGCCTGTGGACCCTCTACGCGCGCGAGGTGCGCCGGTTCCTGAAGGTGCACCAGCAGACCGTCTGGGCGCCCGTGGTCACGACCCTGCTGTTCTACGCCGTCTTCGCGCTGGCCCTGGGCGGCGCGGTGCGGATGATCGGCACGGTGCCCTATCTGGAGTTCCTGGCCCCCGGCCTGATCATGATGGCGATGGCCCAGAACGCCTTCGCCAACACCTCCTCCTCCGTGGTGATCGCGAAGGTCCAGGGCAACATCGTCGACATCCTGATGCCGCCGATGGCCCCGCTGGAACTGGCCTTCGGCTTCGTCATGGGCGGGGTGACGCGCGGCTTGCTGGTCGGGCTGGTCACCGGTCTGGCGATCTGGGCCTTCGTCCCGGTGCGCATCGCCCACCCGGAGTTCGTCATCTTCCACGCCCTGATGGCCTCGATGCTGCTGTCGCTGCTCGGTCTGGTCGGCGGCATCTGGTCGGAGAAGTTCGACAACATCGCGGCGGTGACCAACTTCGTGGTGACGCCGCTGTCCTTCCTGTCCGGCACCTTCTATTCGGTGGAGACGCTGCCGCCGGTCTTCTGGTGGATCGCCCATTTCGATCCGTTCTTCTACATGATCGACGGATTCCGCTACGGCTTCATCGGGCGGTCGGACGGCACGCTGGGGATCGGGATTCTCGTCATGCTGGCGGTCAACGGCGGCCTGTGGTGGCTGGCCTGGCGCATGCTGAAGACGGGCTACAAGCTGAAGGCGTAA
- a CDS encoding RecX family transcriptional regulator — protein MTRDQPPARKPPRRVTAQYLENAALHYLQRFASSSASLRRVLMRKVDRSAQAHGTDPAEGARWVEDLIARYLRSGLLNDTAYAEMRAASLHRRGTSTRAIREKLSAKGIGRDEADRALESLDEEVEGDLNLTAALALARRRRLGPYRLPEKRAEFRDKDLAALGRAGFAYDIARRVVDAEDPDSVE, from the coding sequence ATGACCCGCGACCAGCCGCCGGCCCGCAAGCCGCCGCGCCGCGTCACCGCCCAGTATCTGGAGAACGCGGCCCTGCACTATCTCCAGCGCTTCGCCAGCTCCTCGGCCAGCCTGCGCCGCGTGCTGATGCGCAAGGTCGACCGCTCCGCCCAGGCCCACGGCACCGACCCGGCGGAGGGCGCGCGCTGGGTCGAGGACCTGATCGCCCGCTACCTGCGCAGCGGCCTGCTCAACGACACGGCCTACGCGGAGATGCGCGCGGCCAGCCTGCACCGCCGCGGCACGTCGACCCGCGCCATCCGCGAGAAGCTGTCCGCCAAGGGAATCGGCCGCGACGAGGCCGACCGCGCGCTGGAGTCGCTGGACGAAGAGGTGGAGGGCGACCTGAACCTAACCGCCGCCCTGGCGCTGGCCCGCCGCCGCCGGCTCGGCCCCTACCGCCTGCCCGAAAAGCGCGCGGAGTTCCGCGACAAGGATCTGGCGGCGCTGGGCCGCGCCGGCTTCGCCTACGACATCGCCCGGCGGGTGGTGGACGCCGAAGACCCCGACTCGGTGGAGTAA
- the rpmB gene encoding 50S ribosomal protein L28 — translation MARRCSVTGKGTQFGNNVSHANNKTRRRFQPNLQETALLSDALGQMVRLRISTNAIRSIEHKGGLDAFLLDAKDEVLSLDARRLKRRIAKAQDKQQAAAA, via the coding sequence ATGGCACGTCGGTGCTCCGTGACCGGTAAGGGCACGCAGTTTGGCAACAACGTCAGCCACGCCAACAACAAGACCCGCCGCCGTTTCCAGCCGAACCTGCAGGAAACCGCGCTGCTGAGCGACGCTCTGGGTCAGATGGTGCGCCTGCGTATCTCCACCAACGCGATCCGTTCGATCGAGCACAAGGGCGGCCTCGACGCCTTCCTGCTCGACGCGAAGGACGAGGTCCTCAGCCTGGACGCGCGCCGCCTGAAGCGCCGCATCGCCAAGGCGCAGGACAAGCAGCAGGCCGCCGCGGCCTGA
- a CDS encoding phasin family protein, producing MAANFLDLFERFNPLALSPLALAPLGKANAETYAARTTRVAGVMQDGCRRLLDGVTAGIGETTQLAGEFAKVRSPADLVAVQREWASVAQARVVNQVQTVLDVSSKIAAELGVSPVALAPAAPAPKAAPVAVAAPKVEAPKVEEKKAEVKAEAKAEPAPAPAPKKAPAARKAAPAKAAAPKAAPKAEAPAPKAEPVKAETPKVEATSAPALKAEAPKADVKAEVKADVKAAPKVEEKKADVKAEAPKVEAPKAEAAKADAPKPEAPKAAAPAAE from the coding sequence ATGGCCGCCAACTTTCTGGATCTTTTCGAGCGCTTCAATCCCCTGGCTTTGAGCCCCCTGGCTCTGGCGCCGCTGGGCAAGGCGAACGCCGAGACCTACGCCGCCCGCACCACCCGCGTCGCCGGCGTGATGCAGGACGGCTGCCGCCGCCTGCTCGACGGCGTGACCGCCGGCATCGGCGAGACGACCCAGCTCGCCGGTGAGTTCGCCAAGGTGCGCAGCCCGGCGGACCTCGTCGCCGTGCAGCGCGAATGGGCGTCCGTCGCCCAGGCCCGAGTCGTCAACCAGGTGCAGACCGTCCTCGACGTCTCCTCCAAGATCGCCGCCGAGCTGGGCGTCAGCCCGGTGGCCCTGGCCCCGGCCGCCCCGGCGCCCAAGGCCGCTCCGGTCGCCGTGGCGGCTCCGAAGGTCGAGGCGCCCAAGGTCGAAGAGAAGAAGGCCGAGGTGAAGGCGGAAGCGAAGGCCGAGCCGGCTCCCGCTCCGGCGCCGAAGAAGGCACCGGCGGCCCGCAAGGCTGCTCCGGCCAAGGCCGCCGCTCCCAAGGCTGCCCCGAAGGCCGAGGCGCCCGCTCCGAAGGCGGAGCCGGTGAAGGCTGAAACTCCGAAGGTCGAGGCGACTTCCGCCCCCGCTCTCAAGGCGGAGGCCCCGAAGGCCGACGTGAAGGCCGAAGTGAAGGCCGACGTGAAGGCAGCCCCGAAGGTTGAGGAGAAGAAGGCGGACGTGAAGGCTGAGGCTCCGAAGGTCGAAGCCCCCAAGGCCGAGGCCGCCAAGGCGGACGCGCCGAAGCCGGAGGCCCCGAAGGCCGCCGCTCCCGCCGCCGAGTGA
- the meaB gene encoding methylmalonyl Co-A mutase-associated GTPase MeaB encodes MTTDPAPALNTPAALADAVLRGDRRALARAITLIESTRRDHRAQADALLETLLPHTGNSVRVGISGVPGVGKSTFIEAFGQHVIARGHKVAVLAIDPSSQRTGGSILGDKTRMVDLSREPNAFIRPSPAGATLGGVARRTREAMLICEAAGFDVIVVETVGVGQSETAVADMVDLFMLLLLPAGGDELQGIKKGIVELADLVVVNKADGDLANTARHTVADYRHALTLLRHGDWRVPVLSCSAITRAGIDSVWDTIGEHKAVTEASGVRATRRAEQARAWLWSEIRETLVDAFKAHPAVRADLPALEARVTGGAVTPTAAARVLLEKFLGRPVE; translated from the coding sequence ATGACGACCGATCCCGCCCCCGCCCTCAACACCCCCGCCGCGCTCGCCGACGCGGTGCTGCGGGGTGACCGCCGCGCGCTCGCCCGCGCCATCACGCTGATCGAATCGACCCGGCGCGACCACCGCGCCCAGGCCGACGCCCTGCTGGAGACGCTGCTGCCCCACACCGGCAACTCGGTGCGGGTGGGCATTTCCGGCGTGCCGGGGGTGGGCAAGTCGACCTTCATCGAGGCGTTCGGGCAGCACGTCATCGCGCGGGGGCACAAGGTGGCGGTGCTGGCCATCGACCCGTCGTCGCAGCGCACCGGCGGCTCCATCCTGGGCGACAAGACCCGCATGGTGGACCTGTCGCGCGAACCGAACGCCTTCATCCGTCCCTCGCCGGCCGGCGCCACGCTGGGCGGCGTGGCGCGCCGCACGCGCGAGGCCATGCTGATCTGCGAGGCGGCGGGCTTCGACGTGATCGTGGTGGAGACGGTGGGCGTCGGCCAGTCGGAGACGGCGGTGGCCGACATGGTGGACCTGTTCATGCTGCTGCTTCTGCCCGCCGGGGGCGACGAGCTTCAGGGCATCAAGAAGGGCATCGTCGAGCTGGCCGACCTCGTGGTGGTCAACAAGGCGGACGGCGACCTCGCCAACACGGCGCGTCATACCGTCGCGGACTATCGCCACGCCCTGACCCTGCTGCGCCACGGCGACTGGCGCGTGCCGGTGCTGAGCTGCTCGGCCATCACCCGGGCCGGCATCGATTCGGTGTGGGACACCATCGGGGAGCACAAGGCGGTCACCGAGGCGTCCGGAGTCCGCGCCACGCGCCGCGCCGAGCAGGCCCGCGCCTGGCTGTGGAGCGAGATCCGCGAGACGCTGGTGGACGCCTTCAAGGCGCATCCCGCCGTGCGCGCCGACCTGCCGGCGCTGGAAGCGCGGGTCACCGGCGGCGCCGTCACCCCCACCGCCGCTGCACGCGTTCTGCTTGAAAAGTTCCTCGGGCGCCCGGTGGAGTAG
- a CDS encoding biliverdin-producing heme oxygenase: MGPVRQALREATRDIHERLDRAAVLRPLTSPAITVEEYRDALIALHGFNAPIERALGEGAERLDLLRADLADLGVDADALPVAGALPALDGVPARLAARYVLDGSAHGGRAMLPNVTRALGFDAARGARFLASAGIDMAGRWKALLARLESDLEAPESAQDACATAVALFAALEVWLDGLVPKPA, from the coding sequence TTGGGACCCGTACGGCAGGCGTTGCGCGAGGCGACCCGCGACATCCATGAACGGCTCGACCGGGCGGCGGTCCTGCGCCCGCTGACCAGCCCGGCGATCACCGTGGAGGAGTACCGCGACGCCCTGATCGCCCTGCACGGCTTCAACGCCCCCATCGAGCGGGCGCTGGGCGAGGGGGCCGAGCGGCTGGACCTGCTGCGCGCCGATCTGGCCGACCTGGGGGTGGACGCGGACGCCCTGCCGGTGGCCGGGGCGCTGCCGGCGCTGGACGGCGTGCCGGCCCGGCTGGCCGCGCGCTACGTGCTCGACGGCTCCGCCCATGGCGGCCGGGCGATGCTGCCCAACGTCACCCGCGCGCTGGGCTTCGACGCGGCGCGCGGCGCGCGTTTCCTGGCGTCGGCCGGGATCGACATGGCCGGCCGGTGGAAGGCGCTGCTCGCCCGGCTGGAAAGCGATCTGGAGGCACCCGAGTCGGCGCAGGACGCCTGCGCCACGGCGGTCGCCCTGTTCGCCGCGCTGGAAGTCTGGTTGGACGGTCTGGTTCCGAAGCCGGCGTGA
- a CDS encoding ABC transporter ATP-binding protein/permease yields MAALRSLVPYLWPRDSFETKLRVVVALVLLVGAKVANVWVPIFYKRAVDALSPGDAGALVTIPLGLIVAYGLARVMSLVFAELRDAVFANVAQRTIRKVALSVFQHLHALSLRFHLERQTGGLTRSLERGTRAIETLLRYALFSIVPTLVEITLVCVILWRMFDGWFALATFATVGSYIAYTFFVSEWRIQFRRAMNETDNKANTKAVDSLLNYETVKYFGNEGHEARRYDQALASYEQAAVKSQRSLSLLNIGQSAIISLGLAVVMGMAARGIVNGTMTLGDFVLVNTYLLQLYQPLNFFGVVYREIKQALIDVESMVTLLSVDREVADRPGAPPLAITGGELRFDGVEFGYDPRRPILKGVSFTVPAGRTVAIVGPSGAGKSTIGRLLFRFYDVSGGGILIDGQDIREVTQQSLRGAIGIVPQDTVLFNDTVYYNIAYGRPGASPAEVEQAARLAHIHNFIMALPDGYETTVGERGLKLSGGEKQRVAIARTILKNPAILLFDEATSALDTHTEREIQANLREVSRGRTTLVIAHRLSTVIDADEILVMEAGRVIERGRHMELLSRGGAYAALWARQQESSQGPEPVPEVLAPT; encoded by the coding sequence ATGGCGGCGCTGCGCTCGCTCGTGCCCTATCTGTGGCCGCGGGATTCCTTCGAGACGAAGCTGCGCGTGGTGGTGGCGCTGGTCCTGCTGGTCGGCGCCAAGGTGGCGAACGTCTGGGTGCCGATCTTCTACAAGCGGGCGGTCGACGCCCTGTCGCCGGGCGACGCCGGGGCGCTGGTGACGATCCCGCTGGGGCTGATCGTTGCCTATGGTCTGGCGCGGGTGATGTCGCTGGTCTTCGCCGAGCTGCGCGACGCGGTGTTCGCCAACGTCGCCCAGCGCACGATCCGCAAGGTCGCCCTGTCGGTCTTCCAGCATCTGCACGCCCTGTCGCTGCGCTTCCATCTGGAGCGGCAGACCGGCGGCCTGACCCGTTCGCTGGAGCGCGGCACCCGCGCCATCGAGACGCTGCTGCGCTACGCCCTGTTCTCCATCGTGCCGACGCTGGTGGAGATCACGCTGGTCTGCGTGATCCTGTGGCGGATGTTCGACGGCTGGTTCGCGCTGGCGACCTTCGCCACGGTGGGCAGCTACATCGCCTACACCTTCTTCGTGTCGGAATGGCGCATCCAGTTCCGCCGCGCCATGAACGAGACCGACAACAAGGCCAACACCAAGGCGGTGGACAGCCTGCTGAACTACGAGACCGTCAAGTATTTCGGCAACGAGGGGCACGAGGCCCGGCGCTACGACCAGGCGCTGGCCTCCTACGAGCAGGCGGCGGTGAAGAGCCAGCGCAGCCTGTCGCTGCTGAACATCGGCCAGTCGGCGATCATCTCGCTGGGGCTGGCGGTGGTCATGGGCATGGCGGCGCGCGGCATCGTCAACGGCACGATGACGCTGGGCGACTTCGTGCTGGTGAACACCTATTTGCTCCAGCTCTACCAGCCGCTGAACTTCTTCGGGGTGGTGTACCGCGAGATCAAGCAGGCGCTGATCGACGTGGAGTCGATGGTGACTCTGCTGTCGGTGGACCGCGAGGTCGCCGACCGGCCGGGCGCGCCGCCGCTGGCCATCACGGGGGGCGAGTTGCGCTTCGACGGGGTGGAGTTCGGCTACGACCCGCGGCGCCCGATCCTCAAGGGGGTGAGCTTCACCGTGCCCGCCGGGCGGACGGTGGCCATCGTGGGGCCGTCCGGGGCGGGCAAATCGACCATCGGGCGGCTGCTGTTCCGCTTCTACGACGTGTCGGGCGGCGGCATCCTGATCGACGGGCAGGACATCCGGGAGGTGACCCAGCAATCGCTGCGCGGCGCCATCGGCATCGTCCCGCAGGACACGGTGCTGTTCAACGACACGGTCTACTACAACATCGCCTACGGCCGTCCCGGCGCCAGCCCGGCGGAGGTCGAGCAGGCGGCCCGGCTGGCCCACATCCACAATTTCATCATGGCGTTGCCCGACGGTTACGAGACCACGGTGGGGGAGCGCGGGCTGAAGCTGTCCGGCGGCGAGAAGCAGCGCGTCGCCATTGCCCGCACCATCCTGAAGAACCCGGCGATCCTGCTGTTCGACGAGGCGACCTCGGCGCTCGACACCCACACCGAGCGGGAGATCCAGGCCAACCTGCGGGAGGTCAGCCGGGGCCGCACCACGCTGGTCATCGCGCACCGCCTGTCCACCGTGATCGACGCCGACGAGATCCTGGTGATGGAGGCCGGGCGTGTGATCGAACGGGGGCGGCACATGGAATTGCTGTCGCGCGGCGGCGCCTATGCCGCATTGTGGGCGCGGCAGCAGGAATCCTCGCAGGGGCCGGAGCCGGTTCCCGAAGTCCTCGCCCCCACCTGA